The genomic segment ATGCCTTGTGGCTCGCCGTTGACGACAAAGCCGATGCAGCTATcgtgcagcgtcggcaAGGGACGCACGTGTGCAGGCTGGGGCGTCCATAtcgtgccgctgcggcgctgctcgtccaTCAGCGCCTCCATCTCGCGAGACGGCGCGTACTCGAGGCTCTCAAAGTAGAGCTGGCCCTTGTACCGGATCGGTATGCGCTTctgcgcgatgccatgctcgGTGCCGGGAGgtggcggcacatgcgcctcCGGCAGGCGGATGTACATGCCCACCACGTCGCCTGGGCCAAACGCGCGGCCGTAGGGCACGAGTCGAGACTGCGTCACGCATGCTCCGTTCTGATCCCGTACGCCATAGCTGTACGCATCCCAGCCCACAGGCGCATTCAGGGATGCTTCACGCCGTGCCCagccgaggcgcacatgCGGTCCGTCGCGCATCGGCACGGCCGGCGCACTCGATGCGTCGGGCGGCAGCACCTGCATCTCGACGTAccaggcgccgtgccgcacACCGACGTtcgcacgcgcgctgcgaTACCCCTTGTCCGTGCCCACGATCGATGCGTCCTGACTGATGCGGGTAAAGGCACTGCGGTCCTGCCACGACCAATGCACGCAGGCCGGCGCCACGTCGAGCGTATGGTACACGGTGCGTGGAAGGCGGTGCGCGGCAGGTCCAGCTGCCACGTACCGCCACCCATTCTTGTTCATCGGCACATTCGGGACCGTGCCCAACGAGCccgcgccggcggcgctgtgggGCACCCACCACGGCATGGGTGCCGTGTCTTCGGCGTCATCGTcctgcggcggcggcgctcggaAGCCCGGCGGCACTCGGTGCGAAGGGCGCACATCctgcgcaggcgcatgaAGCGGCGTAGGAgcctcgtgcgcgaggcccAAGTCGGTccgcggcgccggtgcctcGATCGAAACCGGCAGCATCGCGGAAGGAACCAGCTTCTCCACCTGCCTCATGACGTCGACTTCGGCTTGGATGCCGTCGCTGGCGTTTACGCAGGGATTCATGGCGGGGCAAGCTGTGCTCCTGTGCCTGTTCCTGTGCCTGTTTCGATACTGCTTCATGACGtcggcgcccagctcgcgcgctcggcgccagGCTGAGATGGCGCAGCGACTCCATACGCTGCACACGTCGCTGGaggcgcgcagcgcaccgcccacgtacgcgcgcgtgccgtacgAGCAGGGCGTGCAGGCGTGCATCGATGACCTGATGGCGCAAGTCGAATACGATGCCGCAGAACCCGAGTCTCTCGGCTGGCTCAATGTcctcgtggcgcagctgctcatgACCTACCGCTCCTACATCCTGCGTACGGGCGCCTGTATACCCTCTGACGAGCTGCCGTCGTCAGCCACGGCCGAGAAGGCCGCCGCGAGACTCGTGTTTGAGCGGATCCTGAATGAGGCGTTGCAGAGCCGCACGATGCACATCCTCGATCCACTGACCGTGACGGACATTGACATCGGCTGCCGGTACCCGCGCTGCTCGCACGCCCGCGTCCGGAGCGCGGGGACGATCGAAGTCGACATCGAGTACGTCGACGCCCTCACGCTTGGCATCGATACCCGCCTGTggctgcatgtgccgcacTACCGCTTcggcgccctcgacgcTGCCATGTGtctgcgcatcgagcgcttcGCCGGGACACTGGCCATCGAGATCACAGAGACGGACGTACGCGTGTACCTACACCCTGGCTTCGTGCTCGACGCGCATCTGTCGAGCGTCTTTGGCTCGAAAAGCAAACTGCAGGACGTGCCGAAAATCGA from the Malassezia restricta chromosome II, complete sequence genome contains:
- a CDS encoding COMPASS component BRE2; protein product: MLPVSIEAPAPRTDLGLAHEAPTPLHAPAQDVRPSHRVPPGFRAPPPQDDDAEDTAPMPWWVPHSAAGAGSLGTVPNVPMNKNGWRYVAAGPAAHRLPRTVYHTLDVAPACVHWSWQDRSAFTRISQDASIVGTDKGYRSARANVGVRHGAWYVEMQVLPPDASSAPAVPMRDGPHVRLGWARREASLNAPVGWDAYSYGVRDQNGACVTQSRLVPYGRAFGPGDVVGMYIRLPEAHVPPPPGTEHGIAQKRIPIRYKGQLYFESLEYAPSREMEALMDEQRRSGTIWTPQPAHVRPLPTLHDSCIGFVVNGEPQGMAFANLYDYRPLRTHKKRQHEVSAHASVSAILKSRQNALDDGMLGYYCMASMYGGARVRIIASDFVHPPPPDLEDRLWRAGTAPGVSCTRQHPAPPWRPLADRYAEVCQEAWELDEADDRAT
- a CDS encoding maintenance of mitochondrial morphology protein 1, giving the protein MTSTSAWMPSLAFTQGFMAGQAVLLCLFLCLFRYCFMTSAPSSRARRQAEMAQRLHTLHTSLEARSAPPTYARVPYEQGVQACIDDLMAQVEYDAAEPESLGWLNVLVAQLLMTYRSYILRTGACIPSDELPSSATAEKAAARLVFERILNEALQSRTMHILDPLTVTDIDIGCRYPRCSHARVRSAGTIEVDIEYVDALTLGIDTRLWLHVPHYRFGALDAAMCLRIERFAGTLAIEITETDVRVYLHPGFVLDAHLSSVFGSKSKLQDVPKIEDIVLARLHQWIKHRLVWPHAWHIPLPGVAAT